In one window of Pseudomonas benzenivorans DNA:
- a CDS encoding nuclear transport factor 2 family protein, translated as MTATELVQAYYAAFNAGDMPAFLALLDEEVVHDINQGERQTGKVAFAAFMDKMNRCYRERLSDIVVMQNQDGNRAAAEFVVHGEYLADDEGLPPAQGQTYVLPAGAFFEIDGGKIKRISNYYNLNDWIAQVA; from the coding sequence ATGACCGCTACCGAACTGGTGCAGGCCTACTACGCCGCCTTCAATGCCGGCGACATGCCGGCCTTCCTCGCCCTGCTCGACGAGGAGGTGGTGCACGACATCAACCAGGGCGAGCGGCAGACCGGCAAGGTCGCCTTCGCCGCCTTCATGGACAAGATGAACCGCTGCTACCGCGAGCGCCTGAGCGACATCGTGGTCATGCAGAACCAAGACGGCAACCGCGCCGCCGCCGAGTTCGTGGTGCACGGCGAGTACCTGGCCGACGACGAGGGCCTGCCGCCCGCCCAGGGCCAGACCTACGTGCTGCCGGCCGGCGCCTTCTTCGAGATCGACGGCGGCAAGATCAAGCGCATCAGCAACTACTACAACCTCAACGACTGGATCGCCCAGGTCGCTTGA
- a CDS encoding sigma factor, translating into MHDRLFELGAELQALEARGGCWAYPDPLASVPAAAAIGRYLESIGYSSTHTPQDVRRFITQARAGDPEASEPLAELHRQLVARLAADCQGRGLPLSALIEEGSLGLWQAVQAYDLDSRCDFSVYAAWRVRRQIDHALQSGTRSIRLPVPVARQLYRYLRGLRGPL; encoded by the coding sequence ATGCACGACAGACTGTTCGAGCTCGGGGCCGAACTCCAGGCGCTGGAGGCGCGGGGTGGCTGCTGGGCCTATCCGGACCCGCTGGCCAGCGTACCGGCCGCCGCAGCCATCGGGCGTTATCTCGAGTCGATTGGCTACAGCTCGACGCACACGCCCCAGGATGTGCGGCGCTTCATCACCCAGGCCCGCGCAGGCGATCCGGAGGCCAGCGAGCCCCTGGCCGAGCTGCATCGGCAACTGGTGGCGCGGCTCGCGGCGGATTGCCAGGGCCGCGGTCTGCCCTTGTCCGCGTTGATCGAGGAGGGCAGCCTCGGCTTGTGGCAGGCCGTGCAGGCCTACGACCTCGACTCGCGCTGCGATTTTTCGGTCTACGCCGCCTGGCGGGTGCGCCGGCAGATCGACCATGCCCTGCAGAGCGGCACCCGCAGCATCCGCCTGCCGGTGCCCGTGGCGCGCCAGCTGTACCGTTATCTGCGCGGCCTGCGCGGGCCGCTCTGA
- a CDS encoding ribbon-helix-helix domain-containing protein, giving the protein MCELYVKADPILYESRSRSLRIGGVVTTLRLENQFWDILQEIAEVDGMTTNQLIGKLYEEVMDYRGEVVNFASFLRVSCSRYLAQRRERGGGPIQLAGRAAS; this is encoded by the coding sequence ATGTGCGAGCTCTATGTCAAAGCCGACCCGATTCTCTACGAGTCCCGCTCGCGCTCGTTGCGCATCGGCGGGGTGGTGACCACCCTGCGCCTGGAGAACCAGTTCTGGGACATCCTGCAGGAGATCGCCGAGGTCGACGGCATGACCACCAACCAGCTGATCGGCAAGCTGTACGAGGAGGTCATGGACTACCGTGGCGAGGTGGTCAACTTCGCCTCCTTCCTGCGCGTCAGTTGCAGTCGTTATCTGGCGCAGCGGCGCGAGCGGGGCGGCGGGCCGATCCAGTTGGCGGGGCGCGCCGCGTCCTAG
- a CDS encoding DJ-1/PfpI family protein, with protein sequence MAAKKILMLVGDYVEDYEVMVPFQALQMVGHCVHAVCPDKTAGQSVRTAIHDFEGEQTYSEKPGHHFALNFDFAEVQAEHYDALLIPGGRAPEYLRLNPRVLELVQAFAKDAKPIAAVCHGAQLLAAAGVLEGRECSAYPACAPEVRLAGGRYMDIAVDHAHVQGNLVTAPAWPAHPAWLAAFLGLLGTRISL encoded by the coding sequence ATGGCAGCGAAAAAGATTCTGATGCTCGTCGGCGACTACGTGGAAGACTACGAGGTCATGGTGCCGTTCCAGGCCCTGCAGATGGTCGGTCACTGCGTGCATGCGGTGTGCCCGGACAAGACCGCGGGGCAATCGGTGCGCACGGCCATCCATGACTTCGAAGGCGAGCAGACCTACAGCGAGAAGCCCGGGCATCACTTCGCCCTGAACTTCGACTTCGCCGAGGTGCAGGCCGAGCATTACGACGCCCTGCTGATTCCCGGCGGTCGCGCCCCGGAATACCTGCGCCTGAACCCCCGGGTGCTGGAGCTGGTACAGGCCTTCGCCAAGGACGCCAAGCCGATCGCCGCGGTCTGTCACGGCGCCCAGCTGCTGGCCGCGGCCGGCGTGCTCGAAGGGCGCGAGTGCAGCGCCTACCCGGCCTGTGCGCCGGAGGTGCGCCTGGCCGGCGGTCGCTACATGGACATCGCCGTGGACCATGCCCACGTCCAGGGCAACCTGGTCACCGCCCCGGCCTGGCCGGCGCATCCGGCCTGGCTGGCCGCCTTCCTGGGGCTGCTGGGCACCAGGATCAGCCTGTAA
- a CDS encoding phospholipase D-like domain-containing protein, which produces MPGTIFPWRSGNRFALLRDGSTFFPRMLAAIEGAERQVELELYLIESGACSGALVLALCKAAQRGVEVRCLFDAYGSQGLRQADRLRLSLAGVQLRWYNPLRWKHGMRNFYRDHRKLLLVDERLAFVGGTGSTDEFWQPGVAPSLWHEVMVEIAGPLVADWQQLFVHQWQACATRQAWRPRGFSAVKRLPSSPGEGTGWGRLAYADARQHRDILQALVRALCGAERRIWLATPYFLPTWKVRRALRKAAARGVEVCLLTSGRHSDHPPVRFAGERYYPKLLKAGVRVFEYQPRFLHLKMVLVDDWVSVGSCNFDHWNLRFNLDANLEALDPQLTEAVLASFRTDFADSLEISLDAWRAQPWWQRVQQRLWGWLDRLAVNLLDRRR; this is translated from the coding sequence ATGCCCGGGACGATCTTCCCCTGGCGCAGCGGCAACAGGTTCGCCCTGCTGCGCGACGGCTCGACCTTCTTCCCGCGCATGCTCGCGGCGATCGAAGGCGCCGAGCGGCAGGTCGAGCTGGAGTTGTACCTGATCGAGAGCGGCGCCTGCAGCGGCGCCTTGGTGCTGGCGCTGTGCAAGGCGGCGCAGCGCGGCGTCGAGGTGCGTTGCCTGTTCGATGCTTACGGTTCCCAGGGCCTGCGCCAGGCCGACAGGCTCCGGCTGAGCCTGGCCGGGGTGCAGCTGCGCTGGTACAACCCGCTGCGCTGGAAACACGGCATGCGCAATTTCTACCGCGACCATCGCAAGCTGCTGCTGGTCGATGAGCGCCTGGCCTTCGTCGGCGGCACCGGCTCGACCGACGAGTTCTGGCAGCCCGGCGTGGCGCCGAGCCTCTGGCACGAGGTGATGGTGGAGATCGCCGGCCCCCTGGTCGCGGACTGGCAGCAGCTGTTCGTCCATCAGTGGCAGGCCTGTGCTACCCGTCAGGCCTGGCGCCCCCGGGGCTTTTCGGCGGTCAAGCGACTGCCCTCGTCTCCCGGCGAAGGCACGGGCTGGGGGCGGCTGGCCTATGCCGATGCGCGCCAGCACCGCGATATCCTGCAGGCCCTGGTGCGCGCCCTGTGCGGCGCCGAGCGGCGCATCTGGCTGGCCACGCCCTACTTTCTGCCCACCTGGAAGGTCCGCCGCGCCCTGCGCAAGGCCGCCGCCCGGGGGGTCGAGGTATGCCTGCTGACCAGTGGCCGGCATAGCGACCATCCACCGGTACGCTTCGCCGGTGAGCGTTACTACCCCAAGCTGCTCAAGGCCGGGGTGCGGGTCTTCGAGTACCAGCCGCGCTTTTTGCACCTGAAGATGGTGCTGGTGGACGACTGGGTCAGCGTCGGTTCCTGCAACTTCGACCACTGGAACCTGCGCTTCAACCTCGATGCCAACCTGGAGGCCCTCGACCCCCAGCTGACCGAGGCGGTGCTGGCCAGCTTCCGCACGGATTTCGCCGACAGCCTGGAGATCAGCCTGGACGCCTGGCGGGCCCAGCCCTGGTGGCAGCGGGTGCAGCAACGCCTGTGGGGCTGGCTGGACCGCCTGGCGGTGAACCTGCTCGATCGCCGCCGCTAG
- a CDS encoding amidase has protein sequence MIRRPLRSVLLPVALLLALLAWHNRVDLQAFPAILGAYSAKEYCSCRYVVGNPAAYCTAYVEQYLPLSALVDEPSARRVTARGLGSTQSAQWLGPRQGCRLLPQAAPLP, from the coding sequence ATGATCCGCCGCCCGCTGCGTAGCGTGCTGCTGCCGGTCGCGTTGCTGCTGGCCCTGCTGGCCTGGCACAACCGTGTCGATCTGCAAGCCTTCCCCGCCATTCTCGGCGCCTATTCGGCCAAGGAGTACTGCTCCTGCCGCTACGTGGTCGGCAACCCGGCCGCGTATTGCACCGCCTATGTCGAGCAGTACCTGCCGCTCAGCGCCTTGGTCGACGAGCCGTCCGCGCGGCGGGTGACCGCCCGTGGCCTGGGCAGCACGCAAAGCGCGCAATGGCTGGGGCCGAGGCAGGGCTGCCGCCTGCTGCCGCAGGCCGCGCCACTGCCCTAG
- a CDS encoding serine hydrolase domain-containing protein — protein sequence MSVAPLRRLFLLLAAVLLPGPALGEVWPDSAWPVAEVTPGPAIDALTAYAFPPRDDASRSGVRTDALLVIRDGRLVYERYAAPTHADTAHLTWSVSKSLLASVLGVAYGQGRLRLEAPVAQYYPPFAAHPRIEVGHLLNWASGLDWQEDYEYAPLKSSVVAMLYTRGRADMAAFAAAHEGAAEPGARFRYSSGDSNVLAAALKGMVGAAAYADYPWTALFEPLGIRSAVWETDAAGTFVGSSYAYMTARDLARVGLLLQRGGRWRERQLLPATWVEFNRTPFAHYRPQPDQPGEAVPGGHWWLNAELPGAPRPWPDAPADTFAALGHWGQALYVLPSERLVVVRYADDRDGSYRHNQLLKRVRAAFGEAAQP from the coding sequence ATGTCTGTTGCTCCGTTGCGCCGGCTGTTCCTGCTGCTGGCGGCAGTCCTGCTGCCCGGCCCGGCCCTGGGCGAGGTCTGGCCCGACAGCGCATGGCCGGTTGCCGAGGTGACGCCCGGCCCGGCCATCGACGCGCTGACCGCCTACGCCTTCCCCCCGCGCGACGACGCCAGCCGCAGCGGGGTGCGCACCGACGCCCTGCTGGTGATCCGTGACGGTCGCCTGGTCTACGAGCGCTATGCGGCGCCGACCCACGCCGACACCGCGCACCTGACCTGGTCGGTGAGCAAGAGCCTGCTGGCCAGCGTGCTCGGGGTCGCCTATGGCCAGGGGCGTTTGCGCCTGGAGGCGCCGGTGGCGCAATACTACCCGCCCTTCGCCGCGCATCCCCGGATCGAGGTCGGCCACCTGCTCAACTGGGCCTCGGGTCTGGACTGGCAGGAGGACTACGAATATGCGCCGCTCAAGTCCTCGGTGGTGGCCATGCTCTATACCCGTGGCCGCGCCGACATGGCCGCCTTCGCCGCCGCTCACGAAGGCGCGGCCGAGCCGGGGGCGCGCTTCCGCTACTCCAGCGGCGACAGCAATGTGCTGGCCGCCGCGCTCAAGGGCATGGTCGGTGCCGCGGCCTATGCCGACTATCCCTGGACCGCGCTGTTCGAGCCCCTGGGCATCCGTTCGGCGGTGTGGGAGACCGACGCCGCCGGCACCTTCGTCGGCTCCTCCTATGCCTACATGACCGCCCGCGACCTGGCCCGCGTCGGCCTGCTGCTGCAGCGTGGCGGGCGCTGGCGTGAGCGCCAGCTGCTGCCGGCGACCTGGGTCGAATTCAACCGCACGCCCTTCGCCCATTACCGGCCGCAGCCCGACCAGCCCGGCGAGGCGGTGCCGGGCGGGCACTGGTGGTTGAACGCCGAGCTGCCCGGCGCCCCCAGGCCCTGGCCGGATGCCCCGGCCGATACCTTCGCCGCCCTCGGCCATTGGGGCCAGGCGCTCTATGTGCTGCCCAGCGAGCGCCTGGTGGTGGTGCGCTACGCCGACGATCGCGACGGCAGCTACCGCCATAACCAGCTGCTCAAGCGGGTGCGCGCCGCCTTCGGCGAGGCGGCGCAGCCATGA
- a CDS encoding acyl-CoA dehydrogenase family protein, which translates to MPWQRLLQPHERLPAASLDDWYAALLERLVKPTSFELALLGGRLAATPGLAFLAGYQGALRVLWPSAPWSLGALCVTENNSLRPADLSTRLSGLALSGRKDFVTAADAADWLLVAAREEAKGEAPRLALGVVRNGAPGVRVEPLRAMPLMPDIGHARLHLEAAHCERLAGDGWDDYVKPFRSIEDLHVLTAVCAWLHGVGRESNWPQDLQLRLLGLLAGCAEVARQNLTSAASHLLLGGLFAQFAAMAAELDKACAAGPEHWAGMWRRDKGLLEIAETARGKRLNKALAALG; encoded by the coding sequence ATGCCCTGGCAACGCCTGCTGCAACCCCACGAGCGCCTGCCCGCCGCCAGCCTGGACGACTGGTACGCGGCGCTGCTGGAGCGTCTGGTCAAACCGACGTCGTTCGAGCTGGCGTTGCTCGGCGGCCGCCTGGCGGCCACCCCCGGGCTGGCCTTTCTCGCCGGTTACCAGGGCGCCCTGCGTGTGCTCTGGCCTTCGGCGCCCTGGTCCCTGGGGGCGCTGTGCGTGACCGAGAACAACAGCCTGCGCCCGGCGGACCTGAGCACCCGTCTCAGCGGCCTGGCGCTGAGCGGACGCAAGGACTTCGTCACCGCCGCCGATGCCGCCGACTGGCTGCTGGTCGCCGCCCGCGAAGAGGCCAAGGGCGAGGCGCCGCGCCTGGCCCTCGGCGTCGTGCGCAACGGCGCGCCGGGGGTGCGCGTCGAGCCCCTGCGGGCCATGCCGCTGATGCCGGATATCGGCCATGCCCGCCTGCACCTGGAGGCGGCGCACTGCGAGCGCCTGGCCGGCGATGGCTGGGACGACTACGTCAAGCCGTTCCGCAGCATCGAGGACCTGCATGTGTTGACCGCCGTCTGCGCCTGGCTGCACGGCGTGGGGCGTGAATCGAACTGGCCGCAGGACTTGCAGTTACGCCTGCTCGGCCTGCTGGCCGGCTGTGCCGAGGTGGCGCGGCAGAACCTCACCAGCGCCGCCAGCCACCTGCTGCTGGGTGGGCTGTTCGCCCAGTTCGCCGCCATGGCCGCCGAGTTGGACAAGGCCTGCGCCGCCGGGCCGGAGCATTGGGCGGGCATGTGGCGGCGCGACAAGGGCCTGCTGGAAATCGCCGAAACCGCCCGCGGCAAGCGCCTGAACAAGGCCCTGGCGGCCCTGGGCTGA
- the olsB gene encoding L-ornithine N(alpha)-acyltransferase translates to MTQIALNQDRTTAARRLQAERLIGPAALREAQALRYRVFSAEFDAKLKGAEQGLDMDDYDSHCSHIGVRDLSSGELVATTRLLDHQAAAGLGRFYSEEEFSLHGLRHLEGPVLEIGRTCVAPAYRNGATIAVLWSELAEVLNQGGYRYLMGCASIPMQDGGMQAQAIMQRLRERHLCTEHLRAEPKTPLPVLEVPGNVIAQMPPLLKAYMRLGAKVCGEPCWDRDFQVADVFILLKRDELCPRYARHFKAAV, encoded by the coding sequence ATGACCCAGATCGCCCTCAATCAGGACCGCACCACCGCAGCACGTCGCCTGCAAGCCGAACGCCTGATCGGCCCGGCCGCCCTGCGTGAAGCCCAGGCGCTGCGCTATCGGGTATTCAGCGCCGAATTCGACGCCAAGCTCAAGGGCGCCGAGCAGGGCCTGGACATGGATGACTACGACAGCCACTGCAGCCACATCGGTGTGCGCGACCTGAGCAGCGGCGAACTGGTCGCCACCACCCGCCTGCTCGACCACCAGGCCGCCGCCGGCTTGGGCCGCTTCTACAGCGAGGAGGAGTTCAGCCTGCACGGCCTGCGCCACCTCGAGGGGCCGGTGCTGGAGATCGGTCGCACCTGCGTGGCCCCGGCCTACCGCAACGGCGCGACCATCGCGGTGCTCTGGAGCGAATTGGCCGAGGTGCTCAACCAGGGTGGCTACCGCTACCTGATGGGCTGCGCCAGCATCCCCATGCAGGACGGCGGCATGCAGGCCCAGGCGATCATGCAGCGCCTGCGCGAGCGTCACCTGTGCACCGAGCACCTGCGCGCCGAACCCAAGACCCCGCTGCCGGTACTGGAAGTACCGGGCAACGTCATCGCGCAGATGCCGCCGCTGCTCAAGGCCTACATGCGCCTGGGCGCGAAGGTCTGCGGCGAACCCTGCTGGGACCGCGACTTCCAGGTCGCCGACGTGTTCATCCTGCTCAAGCGCGACGAACTCTGCCCGCGCTACGCCCGGCACTTCAAGGCGGCGGTCTGA
- a CDS encoding lysophospholipid acyltransferase family protein has protein sequence MKKLRVCWRLLRLAAVLALGTLLGAAVGLLERLVRHDLMATRQRLTRWFLARLAGALPFRLRVAGELPREPMLWVSNHVSWTDIPLLGMLTPLSFLSKAEVRSWPLAGWLAHKAGTLFIRRGSGDSGLLGQQLGRHLRRGRPLLIFPEGTTTDGLGVRTFHGRLLSSAIDSGVALQPVAIRYLRGGEPCAIAPFIGDDDMLSHLLRLLASEVAEVEVQLLTPIASDALSRNELARRAQAAVSDALCGTPLAQREAA, from the coding sequence ATGAAGAAACTGCGTGTGTGCTGGCGCCTGCTGCGCCTGGCGGCCGTGCTCGCCCTGGGCACCCTGCTGGGGGCCGCCGTGGGCCTGCTCGAGCGCCTGGTGCGGCACGACCTGATGGCCACCCGGCAACGCCTGACCCGCTGGTTCCTCGCCCGCCTCGCCGGCGCTCTGCCGTTCCGCCTGCGGGTAGCCGGCGAGTTGCCGCGCGAGCCGATGCTGTGGGTCAGCAATCACGTGTCCTGGACCGATATCCCGCTGCTGGGCATGCTCACGCCGCTGTCCTTCCTGTCCAAGGCCGAGGTGCGCAGCTGGCCCCTGGCCGGCTGGCTGGCACACAAGGCCGGCACCCTGTTCATCCGCCGCGGCTCGGGCGACAGCGGCCTGCTCGGCCAGCAGCTCGGCCGCCACCTGCGCCGTGGCCGCCCGCTGCTGATCTTCCCCGAGGGCACCACCACCGACGGCCTGGGCGTGCGCACCTTCCATGGCCGCCTGCTGAGCAGCGCCATCGACAGCGGCGTGGCGCTGCAACCGGTGGCCATCCGCTACCTGCGTGGCGGCGAGCCCTGTGCCATCGCCCCGTTCATCGGCGACGACGACATGCTCTCGCACCTGCTGCGCCTGCTGGCCAGCGAGGTGGCCGAGGTGGAAGTGCAGCTGCTGACGCCCATCGCCAGCGACGCGCTGAGCCGCAACGAACTGGCCCGCCGCGCCCAGGCGGCGGTAAGCGACGCGCTGTGCGGCACGCCGCTGGCGCAAAGAGAGGCGGCTTAG
- a CDS encoding acyl carrier protein phosphodiesterase — protein MNYLAHLHLGGDAPAQLLGSLYGDFVKGPLAGQWPGDIEAAIRLHRRIDAFTDAHPLQARSRARFPAARRRYAGILLDLFFDHCLALHWSDYAEQPLDEFTARVYRLLAGEAALPGRLALIAPRMAAQDWLGSYREFAVLEQVLAAMQRRLSRPEGLDGAMAELERLYEPLSEDFRLFYPQLLRFAAAQRGGD, from the coding sequence ATGAACTACCTCGCACATCTGCACCTGGGCGGCGATGCGCCGGCGCAGCTGCTCGGCAGCCTGTATGGCGACTTCGTCAAGGGCCCCTTGGCCGGACAGTGGCCGGGCGACATCGAGGCGGCGATCCGCCTGCACCGACGCATCGATGCCTTCACCGACGCACATCCGTTGCAGGCCCGCTCGCGGGCGCGCTTCCCCGCCGCGCGGCGGCGCTATGCCGGCATCCTCCTGGACCTGTTCTTCGACCACTGTCTGGCGTTGCACTGGAGTGACTATGCCGAGCAGCCGCTGGACGAGTTCACGGCCCGGGTCTACCGCCTGCTGGCTGGCGAGGCGGCACTGCCCGGTCGCCTGGCGCTGATCGCGCCGCGCATGGCCGCCCAGGACTGGCTGGGCAGTTACCGCGAGTTCGCCGTGCTGGAGCAGGTGCTCGCCGCCATGCAGCGGCGCCTGTCGCGCCCCGAGGGGCTGGATGGCGCCATGGCCGAGCTGGAGCGGCTGTATGAGCCGCTGAGCGAGGACTTCCGCCTGTTTTATCCGCAACTGCTGCGCTTCGCCGCCGCTCAGCGGGGCGGCGACTGA
- a CDS encoding ArsR/SmtB family transcription factor, with translation MAIDIDEVIKALAHPVRRDILHWLKTPEAYFADQEHSLEFGVCAGKIDQRTGLSQSTVSAHLATLQRAGLVTSKKVGQWHFFKRNEANIQAFLRHISHEL, from the coding sequence ATGGCCATCGATATAGACGAGGTGATCAAGGCCCTGGCCCATCCGGTGCGCCGCGACATCCTGCACTGGCTGAAGACCCCCGAGGCCTATTTCGCCGATCAGGAGCACTCGCTGGAGTTCGGCGTGTGCGCCGGCAAGATCGACCAACGCACCGGGCTGTCGCAGTCGACCGTATCGGCGCACCTGGCGACGCTGCAACGCGCCGGGCTGGTGACCAGCAAGAAGGTCGGCCAATGGCACTTCTTCAAACGTAACGAAGCCAACATCCAGGCGTTCCTGCGGCATATCAGCCACGAACTGTAG
- a CDS encoding MFS transporter, giving the protein MPHALLVLALSAFAIGTTEFVIMGLLPEVAGDLGVSIPGAGWLVTGYALGVAIGAPFMALVTASWPRRAALLALMGIFIGGNLFCALAGDYQMLMLARVITALCHGAFFGIGSVVAASLVPANRRASAVALMFTGLTLANVLGVPLGTALGQYAGWRSTFWAVTLIGIVTLVGLWRVLPKAEPAGKPDLRGEIRALGSAGLWLALSSTVLFSASMFALFTYIAPLLGEVTGLSPGGITWTLLLIGLGLTLGNVLGGRLADWHLRTTLLGVFAAMALVSTLFAWTSRAPIPAELTLFLWATATFAAVPALQVNVVAFGRSAPNLVSTLNIGAFNLGNALGAWIGGLVIAEGFGLTRVPLAAAVLAVLALLATLLTFSTHNPEPALVLND; this is encoded by the coding sequence ATGCCACATGCGCTTCTCGTCCTCGCTTTGTCCGCGTTCGCCATCGGCACCACGGAGTTCGTCATCATGGGCCTGCTGCCTGAGGTGGCCGGAGACCTCGGCGTCTCGATTCCCGGGGCCGGCTGGCTGGTCACCGGCTATGCCCTGGGCGTGGCCATCGGCGCGCCGTTCATGGCCCTGGTCACCGCCAGCTGGCCACGGCGGGCCGCGCTGCTGGCGCTGATGGGCATCTTCATCGGTGGCAACCTGTTCTGCGCCCTGGCCGGCGACTACCAGATGCTGATGCTGGCCCGGGTGATCACCGCCCTGTGCCACGGCGCCTTCTTCGGCATCGGCTCGGTGGTCGCCGCCAGCCTGGTGCCGGCCAACCGGCGTGCCTCGGCGGTCGCCCTCATGTTCACCGGCCTGACCCTGGCCAATGTGCTCGGCGTGCCCCTGGGCACGGCCCTGGGCCAATACGCCGGCTGGCGCTCGACCTTCTGGGCGGTGACGCTGATCGGCATAGTCACGCTGGTCGGCCTGTGGCGCGTGCTGCCGAAGGCGGAACCTGCAGGCAAACCCGACCTGCGCGGCGAAATCCGCGCCCTGGGCAGCGCCGGCCTGTGGTTGGCCCTGAGCAGCACCGTGCTGTTCTCCGCCTCGATGTTTGCCCTGTTCACCTATATCGCCCCGCTGCTCGGCGAGGTCACCGGCCTCTCACCGGGCGGCATCACCTGGACCCTGCTGCTGATCGGCCTCGGCCTGACCCTGGGCAACGTGCTCGGCGGGCGCCTGGCCGACTGGCACCTGAGGACCACCCTGCTCGGCGTGTTCGCCGCCATGGCCCTGGTCTCCACCCTGTTCGCCTGGACCAGCCGGGCACCGATCCCGGCCGAGCTCACCCTGTTTCTCTGGGCCACCGCCACCTTCGCCGCCGTGCCGGCGCTGCAGGTCAATGTGGTGGCCTTCGGCCGCAGCGCACCGAACCTGGTCTCGACCCTGAACATCGGCGCCTTCAACCTCGGCAACGCCCTCGGCGCCTGGATCGGCGGCCTGGTCATCGCCGAAGGCTTCGGCCTCACCCGCGTGCCGCTGGCGGCCGCCGTGCTGGCCGTGCTGGCACTGCTCGCCACCCTGCTGACCTTCAGCACCCACAACCCCGAACCCGCTCTCGTGTTGAACGACTGA
- a CDS encoding alkene reductase, whose translation MPTLFDPIKIGELELANRIIMAPLTRTRADAGRVPNALMAEYYVQRASAGLIISEATAVTPMGVGYPDTPGIWSDEQVRGWSNITKAVHAHGGKIVLQLWHVGRISDPLYLGGELPVAPSAIAAKGHVSLVRPLKDYVTPRALETEEIADIVEAYRLGAENAKAAGFDGVEIHGANGYLLDQFLQNSTNKRSDRYGGSIENRARLLLEVTDAAIDVWGAGRVGVHLSPRADAHDMGDSNRAETFGYVARELGKRGIAFIFAREQEADDSLAPSLKEAFGGVFIANERFSKEQANAWLAAGKADAVGFGIPFIANPDLPARLEQDAPLNEAQPQTFYGAGPVGYIDYPRL comes from the coding sequence ATGCCTACGCTTTTCGACCCGATCAAGATCGGCGAGCTGGAACTCGCCAACCGCATCATCATGGCGCCGCTGACCCGCACCCGCGCCGACGCCGGACGCGTGCCCAACGCGCTGATGGCCGAGTACTACGTGCAGCGCGCCTCGGCCGGACTGATCATCAGCGAGGCCACCGCGGTCACGCCGATGGGCGTCGGCTACCCGGACACCCCCGGCATCTGGTCGGACGAGCAGGTGCGCGGCTGGAGCAACATCACCAAGGCGGTACACGCCCACGGCGGCAAGATCGTCCTGCAGCTGTGGCACGTCGGACGCATCTCCGATCCGCTCTACCTGGGCGGCGAGCTGCCGGTGGCGCCCAGCGCCATCGCCGCCAAGGGCCACGTCAGCCTGGTGCGCCCGCTGAAGGACTACGTCACCCCGCGCGCCCTGGAGACCGAGGAAATCGCCGACATCGTCGAGGCCTATCGCCTGGGCGCGGAGAACGCCAAGGCCGCCGGTTTCGACGGCGTGGAAATCCACGGGGCCAACGGCTACCTGCTCGACCAGTTCCTCCAGAACAGCACCAATAAGCGCAGCGACCGCTACGGCGGCTCCATCGAGAACCGCGCCCGCCTGCTGCTGGAGGTGACCGACGCGGCCATCGACGTCTGGGGAGCCGGCCGGGTCGGCGTGCACCTGTCGCCACGGGCCGATGCCCACGACATGGGCGACAGCAATCGCGCCGAGACCTTCGGCTACGTCGCCCGCGAACTGGGCAAGCGCGGCATCGCCTTCATCTTCGCCCGCGAGCAGGAGGCCGACGACAGCCTGGCGCCAAGCCTGAAAGAGGCCTTCGGCGGCGTGTTCATCGCCAACGAGCGCTTCAGCAAGGAACAAGCCAACGCCTGGCTGGCCGCGGGCAAGGCCGACGCCGTAGGCTTCGGCATCCCCTTTATCGCCAACCCCGACCTGCCGGCGCGCCTGGAGCAGGATGCGCCGCTCAACGAGGCGCAACCGCAGACCTTCTACGGCGCCGGACCGGTCGGCTACATCGACTACCCGCGGTTGTAA